The genomic window TTGGCAGACCGGTCGCATTGAGGGTGAGGTGCGGGCCAATGATTATGAGTGGCAATTCCAATGGAAGTTTCGTATCGGAGAGTTGTCCATTGAACCCTCCCTAGGGCGAGCCCTGATTCAAGATCCCCTAGGGCGCTTTTTGGAGCGCTCTGACTATCAGCTTGAACCGGGGGGAGACTATTCCTTCACAATTCGTGCAGACATCTAAGCAGAGGTTAGGGCGACTTTAAACGAGCAAAAGACGATGGTTGTGTAACGTGAAAAGCCTTGCCTAAAGCGCGATTGGAACAGCTTCAGTCGCGCTTTGTTGTGGGGTGAATAGGTGAGAATCAGTTCTCAGAAAGTAATATTCAACACTTCTTGGGTATGTTAGATTATGGGAAACTTCACGAAATCATTACATTTAAGCTTGAAAATCCCAAACAGCTGCGTTTGAAATCGTCATGAACGGTGCATTATCCAACATGTCTTCTCAATCTCTCAGTTATGGCCGCCAGGGCGATGGATGTTTGGATACACAGGGCTCCTCTGCCTTACATTCCATCTTTTTTACATCCATTCCCCCTGAACGCATGGGTTTGAACGGTGACTATGACCATAATGGCTTAGCTAAGCGTGTGAGCCTAGCTCTGAGTGATCAGTTCAGCCCCAGTGAACTGCAGGATCTGCACGTGACTCAGCGCGGAGCCGTTGTGGTGCTAACGGGCAACGTCGAAACGCGATCGCTCCTAGAACGGGTCACCCAAGTTGCCCAAGCTATCCATGGTGCGGCTGAGGTGGAAACCTTAGGCGTACGGATCTCAGATCCTCTAGCAGAGTACAGCTACCTCCCCAACTTTTCGCCCTTTAGCTCTTCGTCCTACGCCTACTAGTCTCGGCGGGCAGAGAGG from Candidatus Obscuribacterales bacterium includes these protein-coding regions:
- a CDS encoding DUF3146 family protein; amino-acid sequence: MASKRRLPQTTAHVRITHQSWQTGRIEGEVRANDYEWQFQWKFRIGELSIEPSLGRALIQDPLGRFLERSDYQLEPGGDYSFTIRADI
- a CDS encoding BON domain-containing protein, translating into MSSQSLSYGRQGDGCLDTQGSSALHSIFFTSIPPERMGLNGDYDHNGLAKRVSLALSDQFSPSELQDLHVTQRGAVVVLTGNVETRSLLERVTQVAQAIHGAAEVETLGVRISDPLAEYSYLPNFSPFSSSSYAY